The nucleotide sequence TGGCCAGTTCCGGAATTTCCTTAAAGATTTCATCGGAATGGGTTACTACATATTTACCAAATGTCTTCATGAAAGTGGCTCTTTCCTCTTCATTGGGCCACCCTGTTTCCATAAGTTTAGCGGCTTCAATATCATTCCAATTCGCATATTCGGTAATAACGACAACATCACGTAGATCGGCCCCAGAAATATGGTACATTACTTTTTCGCTTATGATCTTTTCGTTTTTAAAGACTGTCTTTTCTGAAAATTCTTTTAGAAGTTCCTTGAGTTGCTTATTGCTGCCATCTTCCGGTACTTGTAATTTCCATGTGGTTGCCATGTAATAATGTCCATCTTGGGCCGTACCTGAGGTTGGCATAAATACTAGCAGTAGAAGTAAGGTTCCCAGAAGCGATTTAATTGCTTTCATAAATTTTATATTTAATTGGTTATATGTATTTAATTATTTTAAGACGGGAGGGTTTAGGGTATAGCCTAACTGCTGAAGCAGTTCAAGTTCGTTGTAGTACACGTCTTCTTGTATGATTTTACCTTTATTGTTAAATGAAACGGTGGCATGGCCGCTCAGTTTTATTTTTTTTCCCGTGGCCGGTGTTTCACTGAATATTCCGGTGTTCGTTCCTGTCAATGTCCAATGTGTAAAAAGTTGCTGGCCCTTGATTACGGTAGCGTCAACGGTCATATAGGCATCGGGAAAGCCCATAAAATAAATATTCATAAAGGCTTTCATTTCATTTTGATTATCCGCTACCCGTATTCCGTTTTGATTGTGAATGTAATTTTCGGCTGAAACCGATTGAAGGGTATCCATGTTTTTTTTGTTCCAAGAGGCCTCTATGAAGTTGTTGTAGTTAGTAGCCATAAGGTGCTCGAGCTTTGGTAAACCGTCCGAATGTAATTGGCCATTGTCTTTGCATGACGAAGCCATAATGGAAATAAGAAGAGTCAATAAAAGTCCTATAGGTTTCATGCTTTCCTAAAATTATCAGGGTTAACAAATCAACTGGGGGCTGCTTGACATATTAATTTGAGGTGAAGCTATCTGATTCAACAATAGGGTATAATCGTGTTAGGACGAAACCCTAGGAATACTGTCCGAATACGCCTTTCTATTTATCGAAGGGATTCTAACAACTTTGTTGTATATTTAAATTTTCCTCATGTCCCCCGGTGAGAAGCACACCAAACAATGAGAACCAACTTTCAAAAAGCTATTGCTTTTTACGCCCTTTCCATATGGAGTTGCAGTATGCTTTTTGCCGAAATCGTGAATGATGGCCGCGATATTTCCTACAGAAAAGTGTTTGTGGATACCGATAATTTTGGGGCTTCCTACCTTGATGTTTTAGAAAGGGCATACCCTTTGGCAAGACCCGATTCCCTCAAGTTTTCCATGCTGAACGACCTAGCGTATTACTGGCATACCAGAAATTTGAACAAAGCCATGAATTTTACAAAAAGGGGCTTGTTTCTTACCAGGGCTTCCCATGATAGCGTTTGGAGGGGGCGTTTTCAAATTACCGAAGCTGCCATTTTACTGAGAAAGGAAAAATTAAATTCTGCCGAAGCCGTATTGGAAAGTGCACGTTGCAAAATACCAGAAAAAGATTTACCCCTCCTCAATACCCAATTGGGCTACGTATACGAACGACGTGGAAAATTGGGCAAAGCAGCAGACTATGCCCTAGAAACCCTTCGCTTGGGCGAAAAACTGAAGGACAAAAGGGCCATGGCCATGGCCTATAGTGATTTAAGCAACCTTTTTTGGAAACAGTCGAAATTCACTGCCGGATTGGAGTATGGCCTTAAATCCTTATCCCTTTATGAAGAACGTGGTATAAATGATTTGGACTACGATTTTACCTTGTATGTGGTCGGTAATAATTATTTGTCGCTAAAAGATCATGAAAAGGCATTGAACTATTTTGAACATTCAATAACCATTGGGGAGCGTTACGGTTTCTACAATAATTTGAGTGATGTGTATATGATTTTGGTCGACACCTATGCCTATTTGAACGAATTTGAAAAGGCGGAAGAGGCCGGTGTCAATGCTTTAAAGTATGCCGATCTGTTGGATAATAATTTTATGACGATGCGAAGCTGGCTGGCCATTGGTAAATTGAAAAACCTACAAGGTCAATACGCTACCGCTATTGAATGTCTTGAAAAATCCATTACCATTGCCACGGAAGATTTTGGCGATACCTTTTTCTTGAGTCAGGCCTATGAGGCCTTGGGCAAGGCTCATGCAGGGAACCACCAATATAAGGAAGCATATGCCGCATTTGCCCGTTACGATGAACTGAAAGCCGCGGTATTTACAGCAGAGGCGGATAAAAGAACATCACTGTTGCGGACCGAATTTGATGTGGCCAGTAAAGAAGATAGGATATTGGCCCAAGAGGCGCTTATTTAAAAACAACGGACCACACAAAAACTAAGTGTTGTTATTTTGGCATTGCTATTGTTGCTTTTGCTTCTATCCTATAAGGTCATTCAGAATAAATTCAAGGTCAACAAAATGTTGCAAAAGCAAAATGGGGAAAAAGAGTTTTTACTCAAAGAGATTCATCATAGGGTTAAAAATAACCTAGAGATAGTTTCTAGCCTTCTGTCGCTTCAAGCCGCCCGTATAGATGATGAAGATATGCTTAAGACCATGCGCGAAAGTCAGCACAGGGTGCAAAGCATGGGGATGATTCATCAGAAGTTGTATACGGGAAAGAATTTGGCGGCCGTTGAAATGAAAGGGTATTTTGAGCAATTGGGGGAATATATCATCGATGCCTTTGGTTTCGACCCACAGGTCTTGTTAGAGGTAGATATGGAACGCCTGGAACTAGATGTGGATATGGCTATCCCTATTGGGCTTATTGTAAATGAATTATTTACCAACGCCCTGAAATATGCCTTTCCGAATGGAAGGAAAGGAAACATTAGAATAAGTCTTAAGGAAATAGACCATATACTCCAGCTAGATGTGAGGGACGACGGTATAGGTCAACTATTTGATGCGAAACCCAAAGGTAGCGGGTTTGGCACACAGCTCGTAGGACTGCTCACAAAACAATTGGATGGAAAGATGAAACTTAATGTAGATCAAGGTACTTCGGTTTCGATTCAATTTCAACTGCATAAAGCTGCTTAATTATGGAAAGGGAAGTTCGGATACTTATTGTAGAAGACGATATGATCATTGCTGCCAATATCTCATTACAACTCGGGAATTTGGGATATGAGGTTACAGGAATCGTGACCAGGGGGGAAGAGGCTATACTTCACGTCAGGGAAAACCCTCCGGATATCTTGTTGTTGGATATTAACCTTAAGGGAAGTTTGAACGGGATTGAAACGGCAAAGGCCATCCAAACGTTTAAGGATATTCCCGTTATCTTTCTCACCGCCAATACAGATGAAGCCACATTTGCATCGGCCAAGAAAACGAGACCTAAGGCATTTATCACCAAACCTTTCAACAAACTGAACTTACAACGGACCGTAGAGTTGGTGGCAGACCAGATATGGGTGCAAGAGCATCCGGTTCGGCATTCTTTTTTAGATTTGGAGGTTTTGGGCGACCGCATATTCATTCGTTATAATGGTAAAATGGAAAAGGTGTTATTGGACGATATCCTTTACATGGAAGCCGATCGTAACTACTGCACCGTAGTGACCGAAAACGGTAATTTTGTTTTGAGCTGTACGCTCAAAACAATGCAGGAGCGATTGCCTAATTCCAGTTTTATGCGCGTACATCGTTCTTATGTGGTCAACCTTTCCAAGTTGGATGTAATTGCTGATGACCATTTAGAGATCAATAGAAAGGCGATTCCGTTGAGTAAGGCCAACAGAGATTTTTTATTTAAACGTATACAGGCTATTTAAGGCGATCTTCCTTCTGGTCGGATCCATGCATGGCAGGAGTGTTATTTCTCTTCGGCTACTTTAGGTTTCCGATTAAAAAAAAACTGGTATTCGCGTATTTCGAAGCTAGGGGTAAAATAGCTGGGCAATTCCATGGTGCCGGACTTCGTTCCCCTATCTTTTCTTTATTGGCACGAGCACCCTCCCGATGCCGTCCCCTTCTAGCTAATGTACATGTTTATTCTTCTTCTCCGGCAGCGGCCTCTTCCTCTTCGGCGTCGCTTGCCCGGTTCAGGTCGTTTTTCATGATATTGAGCTTTTTTAGCTTTGCCTTCCAGGTCTCGAGCGTTTCTTTATGGCTTTCTACCCTTTTTATGACATCACGAACCAAGGGATTGTCTTCCGATGCGTTGGAGAAAAATTGAAGATTGGTTTCTAGCTGGCGGATTTCGGCCTTGCTTTCCTCTATTTTTTTACGAATAAAACTACGTTCGTTTTGTATGGCCCGCTCGTTATCGGCATCGGCCAATTGTTGAATTTTATTACCGTATTTCAGCAGTTCCGATTCTTGGCGGTCAAGATCGAGCTTTTTAAAGATGCCATCGAGGATCTTATTGAATTTTTGGTCGATGTTCTTCTTCTTAAAAGGCACTCTTCCAATGGATTTCCATTCGGCTATAAAGGCTTTTATCGACTTTAGGTCGTCTTCCCTTGTACCCGAGAGTTCAAAGGCCGACAGTCTTTCCAAACAGGCATTTTTCTTGTCGTAGTTTTCCTGTTCTTCTTTTAGGCCTTCGTTTTTTAGGGCATGGAGTCGGTCGAAATAATGGTTACAGGCACTTTTGAATTCCTTCCATATCTTATCGGAATATTTTCTGGGTACGTGTCCTATTTCCTTCCATTCGCTCTGAATTCGTTTCATTT is from Zobellia galactanivorans and encodes:
- a CDS encoding ester cyclase, which gives rise to MKPIGLLLTLLISIMASSCKDNGQLHSDGLPKLEHLMATNYNNFIEASWNKKNMDTLQSVSAENYIHNQNGIRVADNQNEMKAFMNIYFMGFPDAYMTVDATVIKGQQLFTHWTLTGTNTGIFSETPATGKKIKLSGHATVSFNNKGKIIQEDVYYNELELLQQLGYTLNPPVLK
- a CDS encoding tetratricopeptide repeat protein; its protein translation is MRTNFQKAIAFYALSIWSCSMLFAEIVNDGRDISYRKVFVDTDNFGASYLDVLERAYPLARPDSLKFSMLNDLAYYWHTRNLNKAMNFTKRGLFLTRASHDSVWRGRFQITEAAILLRKEKLNSAEAVLESARCKIPEKDLPLLNTQLGYVYERRGKLGKAADYALETLRLGEKLKDKRAMAMAYSDLSNLFWKQSKFTAGLEYGLKSLSLYEERGINDLDYDFTLYVVGNNYLSLKDHEKALNYFEHSITIGERYGFYNNLSDVYMILVDTYAYLNEFEKAEEAGVNALKYADLLDNNFMTMRSWLAIGKLKNLQGQYATAIECLEKSITIATEDFGDTFFLSQAYEALGKAHAGNHQYKEAYAAFARYDELKAAVFTAEADKRTSLLRTEFDVASKEDRILAQEALI
- a CDS encoding sensor histidine kinase, which produces MALLLLLLLLSYKVIQNKFKVNKMLQKQNGEKEFLLKEIHHRVKNNLEIVSSLLSLQAARIDDEDMLKTMRESQHRVQSMGMIHQKLYTGKNLAAVEMKGYFEQLGEYIIDAFGFDPQVLLEVDMERLELDVDMAIPIGLIVNELFTNALKYAFPNGRKGNIRISLKEIDHILQLDVRDDGIGQLFDAKPKGSGFGTQLVGLLTKQLDGKMKLNVDQGTSVSIQFQLHKAA
- a CDS encoding LytR/AlgR family response regulator transcription factor translates to MEREVRILIVEDDMIIAANISLQLGNLGYEVTGIVTRGEEAILHVRENPPDILLLDINLKGSLNGIETAKAIQTFKDIPVIFLTANTDEATFASAKKTRPKAFITKPFNKLNLQRTVELVADQIWVQEHPVRHSFLDLEVLGDRIFIRYNGKMEKVLLDDILYMEADRNYCTVVTENGNFVLSCTLKTMQERLPNSSFMRVHRSYVVNLSKLDVIADDHLEINRKAIPLSKANRDFLFKRIQAI